Proteins encoded within one genomic window of Pseudomonadota bacterium:
- a CDS encoding deoxynucleoside kinase, translated as MKKNIAVAGNIGSGKSLLIDFLCSAYPLARLQKEEDLNPYLKDFYADMESWSFKSQIFILTQKFCHIQKAATTFRSVIQNRTIHEDAEIFSRNLFQCGLMNEVDFKTYYDLYLAISSVLPAPDLLIYLHSSVNACLKRIKNQPDYFPGRINSNYLRQINRLYVNWIADYNLSEVIIIDTDQFNFAANFVDRADILEAIERLI; from the coding sequence ATGAAAAAAAATATTGCTGTTGCCGGCAACATAGGGTCAGGAAAATCTCTTCTGATTGATTTTCTATGCTCTGCTTATCCCTTAGCTCGACTCCAGAAGGAGGAAGATTTAAATCCTTATCTCAAAGATTTCTATGCTGATATGGAAAGCTGGTCTTTTAAATCGCAGATTTTTATATTGACGCAAAAGTTTTGCCATATTCAAAAGGCTGCCACAACTTTTCGTTCCGTTATCCAAAATCGAACCATTCATGAGGATGCGGAAATTTTTTCCCGTAATTTGTTTCAGTGCGGCTTAATGAACGAGGTTGACTTTAAAACATATTATGATCTGTACCTGGCTATATCTTCAGTACTTCCAGCACCAGACCTATTGATTTATTTACATTCTTCAGTAAATGCATGCTTAAAAAGAATTAAAAATCAGCCAGACTATTTTCCTGGTAGAATTAATTCAAATTACCTCAGGCAGATTAATCGTCTTTATGTGAACTGGATCGCAGACTATAATCTTTCAGAAGTAATTATAATCGATACGGATCAATTTAATTTTGCTGCTAATTTTGTTGATCGAGCAGATATTTTAGAGGCTATTGAGCGACTCATCTAA